aacacctaattaccacAGCCACACTATCCTCCAACATTccacaaaatccaggtaaggtccgagggggaaattattacacgcttgggtaacggtgggtatacgctaccaccactttgagagatcgagagtgaaaaacaatgaaatatgttttacgggacccaacttcacttcgagagatagagaacttcgagagatcaaacgttcgagagatcgatagtaaatttgctttgttatatagagagaaaaatcgggaccatgatttcacttcgagagaccgagaacttcgatctctcgaagttcgagccatcgagagtcacctgtacatCTACATATGTCAGTGCATTGTCAGAAACCCATGGTCGGTCACACTTCTTTTACCTCCCATAGAAcacaacgccgatatttttatatgattcATTAAAATGCTGCACTATTGATATTGATAACATAAATGTTGATTTCACTATTGCAGTACTCAATGATGCCAAATCAGCTATTCAGAGTGTTTTATCCCAAGTGTCCATGAAACGCCAGCAGTATGCTAAGCTACTCGTCTGGATGCAAACTTTAGAAATGAAATCTCACGTAAAGCCGAGGCCATCCAAAACATCTGGTAACAGCTCTAAACAATTGTACATTTTGAATATACTTTTAATACTATGCGatgtttctgacattttctcaaaattatatttttatctcCACGacatgaagagttcttgtatgattttcaaaataggtttaaattttcttttgttttgatattactATGCTTTGTTCATcagcctgggtagctcagtggttagatgaATCTAATTAAAGTTAGATCTTCCATCCACTCTCCAGTTTTCGACGTATCAAAAACcagggagcggatggaagatctaattttatttAGGTTgtggttagatcacctgactagtaatgcaaaAGTCCTGGGTTCGATACCcaattattctaaatatttttctctttttctttgctacagtaatgtCCATTTATACAACTTACTGTTATACATAAGACCCGACTTTACATTTTGCTTGCAACAACCAGGatctatcaaaatatgctaactctaaaacagacataGTAAATTACCCTTGTTTTTTGGTAGAAATGAGATagaacacctgtgttattccagGCCTATCTTGTAATTATATACTGAAAACAGCCATGATTGGACTGGTTTCATTGTAACACCCCAAAAATTGGAATTCACAGATAAACATGAGTGATTTAAGGTCACCAAATGCATAAAACACTTGTCAAAAAAAGCTTGGACCCTGTGGGTtttcttatttacattttttggggGTTACCTGTTGATTATCGCACAAACCCTAAGGCTTTGACTTTCATGGAACACATCAAGAGTGGTCAGCAGAATGTTAATCCCTGAAAATCAGTGACAGTGACCTGAGAGGACTGAGTACAGGACTCAGTAcacgtaaatacatgtatataacagtTCCACAAGCCTGAGTaccatgtatatacatttacttAACAGTTCCACAAGCCTGAGTaccatgtatatacatttacttAACAGTTCCACAAGCCTGAGTACCAtgtcaatacatacatgtatgtaacagtTCCACAAGCCTGAGtactatgtatatacatgtatgtaacagtTCCACAAGCCTGAGTACCAGATAACTCAAGTTCAAACATAAATTCTTATCTTAAATCTAAGAGGGATTTTGACTGTCATCAAACAATTGTATTAAATGAATTATAGGTATGGTTAATATCATTGTTTCATGTGAATAAGAAAAGCCGGAAATTAAGCCTTTGTATTTGAATTGCCTTGGATTACaataattaaggtcttccgttttcaacggaagaccttctagtgattctactgtttattattattattattattattttatttttttttccctttcgtctccgagaccgttggatggattttcctgaaactttcacaggttatagagaacgatggtacctcgaggcatttttttcattttttcaaaattcacttccggtcacaagatatgtccaattttcgtctttttacaagatattttgtccagcgtttttctcagaaacggtaaaagatagagtcaccaaattttcagagttaatagatctcactttgtaggcgtgcagtagggggttgagaatgtcggccgtcacttccggtcgtcaccggaagtcattaaaggaaacatgaatttcaaacttttttctttcaaattgaaacctattttggtttactatatctcgttctaattctcaaaaaatgttgaccccaccggaagttgaatcttcaacttccggttatatcaaagaaagcctattcattctctcatttttcagtgccataaatctcggtcatgaaactagttaatgagttgagttttaaatatataatagtcactataaatgtctagagtaacgtcaaatatttttgtaaaatttacttccggtcggcaaatacggcttattagctgttttcgttgtccagcgtttttctcagaaacggtaaaagatagagtcaccaaaatttcagagttaatagatctcactttgtaggcgtgcagtagggggttaagaatgtcagccgtcacttccggtcgtcaccggaagtgattaaatgaatcctatatttcaaacttttttctttcaaactgaaacctatatcggtttactaggtctggttctaattctcaaaaaaatgttgaccccaccggaagttgaaactccaacttccggttatatcaaagaaagactattcattctctcatttttaagtgccataaatctcggtcataaaacaagttaatgatttgaattttacgtatgttatagacactataaatgtctagagtaaatttaaatatttttgaaaaaattcacttccggtcgtgagatatagggtggacatattcaaaccttgttttttcagtttctcaataatgaatatagatagacgcttgaaacttgtagagttgatcaactaacattagtccattgtacacatacattcaattttttcgtccgtcacttccggtctataccggaagtatttgaaaaaatgtcgattttccgatttcttcgagtgatttctcagagatggctgaaattttcaggaataatgtcttatgaaatgaccttgctataattatttttgtttttagaaaattcacttccggtcggaaaatatggccgattttctgtttctaaaaaggaattttgtccaacatttttcttggaaaaggtaaaatataagttcatcaaacattcagggatgatcaatctctgtTTGTAAGCATGCAATAGGGTGTTGAGCATGTCGACTGTCACTTCCTgttgtcaccggaagtgattgaaataatcttaaatttcaatctttttcttttaaattgaaacctatactagtttattaactctttttcaaagtgtcaaaagaatattgactctgtcggtagtcaaaacgactacttccggtttcttgataaaatacctttttacttttcgtctctttgtccccataaatctcgcttatatttgaagtctttcatttgattttcacatgtcttaataaaagtatcaacttctaaagttttgataattttctttttcaaaattgacttccggtcggtagtaacctagttatttttctttgtttagtctacttctttttgttgagaactctttcagatagagacgtgaaattttcagggaatatagacagtaaagagtcgctgtcatttataggaaaacgcatctgaatagtacttccggtcgtctccggaagttacgagaaagaagtaaaaaattcgataatacatttctcatacATTGtgaaggcacattttctgatacatttaaatggttttcgtagaaatagaaagctctttaccggaagtggtctaacggaagacctactcattactagtaatgagtgtctagttactGTATATgttcataaaaaattaatgttCTAGAGTTTTACCTCCTGTATGACCAGGAAGctgcttctctctctctctctctctctctctctctctctctctctctctctctctctctctctctctctaagtTTAATGTTACAACTGACATGGTAATTTATCATTGCTAATGATGAGAGCATTCAGTCATGTTGTTTTGACACGTTAAGTTTGATATGCATGCAGTTGCTAAGCTCTACATTTCTTATGTGATATACTGGTAGTTTGATAATGTTTTGATTGTTTTCTCAGTGACTACCAGAGACAAACGTGAGAATAAGAGGGAAGTTAGTGTAAAGAAAGACGAGTCTAAAGCAGGATTAAGCCGCCACACCTCCGCTTCATCTTCCAACAAAACACTGTACGGAATAGAAGAGAGTGCCATCATTGAGGGCAAACGTCTGAGATCCAAGCCAGATTTTATGCCTTACATTCCACCCAAACCACAATCGAGAAAAAAGCCTGCAGAAGTGAATCAAAAAATTAAACCAGAAAATGTTGATTCTGGATCAACAAAACATTGTGTTCAACAGCCTGGGACATCAAAAACTGTAAGACAAAATGTAGTGTCATCCAATGGTTTAAGGTTCTTGTTTAAAGGCCAGAAGTTTTCTCCAGGAAGCAAAGGTCTTTTAAACAGGAGTGAGGATTCACAAAGTAAGAGCGAATCGGAGTACTCAGATGGAGAAAGTGATGTGTCTTCCACAGCTAATGAACAAACACCAGCAGGGAGAAAAAGAGAATCAGGATCTTCGCAGCCAACAAAGAATTGTTCTAAATCAATTGTAGGTCCTAATTCGAGCAAGAAAGTTTCAAAGGCAAAGTCTCACAAAAATGTTTCGAGGGAATATTTATCGACCTCAAGCACAGACGAGTATTCCGATGATGAAGTTGTCATCAATGCAGAAGATGGTAGGACTGCCAGTGCGTGCTCCCCACGAGTTAACACGCCAGTAGTCGTGCTCAGTAAACTACCATCATCTTTACCACAATCAAACCATCCACCAAAAATTATACGCTTTGCTCATCGAAAGCGAATGGAAGCAAAAAATGAGCATAATCAAGCAACGAGTACAAAAGGTAATCAGCGTCCCAATTTGAAAGAAGGAtcttttaatggaaatgtggatACATCGAAAAGAAAAACAGAGGAGGAGCACGACTCCCATAAAAAATCGTTGAGTAAGAAAAATAGTGATCAGTTGGTGATCGATGTGGAAAAGTTTCCAGATAATGAGCTGGAAGATGGAGAAATTGAAGAGGAAAGTGGAATAATGACTCTGCAGAAAGAGGGTGATGTTGAAATGAGTGATGGACTGGATGATGTGATTATTGAAGATGATGTGGAGGAAAGTGGTGAGTTTCCTCCCCCATTAGTTCATATCGAAAACCTTGAGGGTGAGGACAGTTTGAAGACTGAGGCTGAGTACTCGAGAATTGATGACCCAGAGGTTTGCGAGACAGGGAAAGAGATCACGCCTTTGCGTAGTGAAAAAGAGGCAAAAAATAGTTCTTCCAGGAGTGACAAGTCCACCCCAAATACCCAGCCTACAACAGCTGTGGAAACTCTACACTTACTTCTAAATCAATTGTCTGCCTTAGGCAATTCTAAGGAGGAAAATGTCAACTTCCTATTATCAAATGCAAAGCAAGTCTTATCAACAGCTGAGAGAAGACTTCCTTCATCAGTAGAAAACCACCAAATTCCGGACATAAAGCCTAATGTCAGTCAAATGCATGTAACGACATTAAATCGAACCTGTATGGTAAGTCCTGACTCTTCAAATCAGGAGGGAAATTCCAAGTCACATGACCAGAGTGTTGAAGATCTTGTGATGCTGAATGATAGAGTGGGTTGTGACGTTGACATAGTTCCCTCAGATGCCGTGGTGACAGTGAAGGAGGAAGTGAACACTGTAAATAGGAATGCGGGGCTACAAAACCAAAAAGAGGCTGAGGCTATCATCATCatagatgatgatgatgatgactgAGGGCATATAATGGTGATTGTGATGGCTGACCTGGTGCTAGTTTAACAGAGGAGCAGAAGGCCAGCATCCTTGCATCTATAGCCTTTTTTAACTTCTGGGTCACAGTGGAAGGACTTAGACCTGTTGTTTCTGATCAGTCCATGTGTGTTATACTCTGTTCAACAAGGTTAAATCATCGATCACCATgttcatcgtcggaaacccacggttgattacgcttcgttcctctctccatcacccgtgggtccattcatacctattcgctcgttctcatgaataattcatgAGGCAATTTCATTGGGCGCTTTACGTATACCCTGAGCGAATTCGTCCAATCAAAAAGACGCTTTTACTTTTGATTTTGGAGTTGGGGTGAGTTTTAATGAACTTAACACTCGTTTTGTCCCTTTAGGCGTTGACAGTTTGTCTTTAAGACTTCGAACACCTGTCATATCTTTCAACGTGGATAACAGCTTATCTCGTTCGTCTTTTATGCTAATTAATTTAGTTTTCAGATCGTTGTTGAGCTTTTGAACGCGGTTGAGCTTGTTGGCACAGGAATTACATGCAAATCCTTTTATGCTTGGAACGCACATAAGTTTGTACACATCCTTGTACTGTTCCTGACTCGTGGCTGACGATAGAGACCTGTATGATCGGTCAGTGATGGTCTTTTGGCAAAGCACGCAATATTTTACAGGCGCGGCCATATTTGCTGTGGTAGCAGTTAAgtaatgctacctttaaaaacagaagagttccgttattataacgattactttgattggacaatatttttagatattattcatgagaacgagcgaataggtatgaatggacccacgggtgatggagagaggaacgaagcgtaatcaaccgtgggtttccgacgatgcaccatgttttgttcaaatttttgttgaatttttctttcgtttgtaattcaagatattgaattaaTTTGTTGTTCATGGAGGAGGGCCTTCTCACACACCTTGTATGTGTTTACCAAGACCTCAGCAGTGTTTATTTTCTATCGGGGCACTCCTTCCTGTTGTGTTATGTAACTGCACCTGTTGTGTGTTTTCTTGTGTTTTATGTAACTGCACCTGTTGTGTATGTTTTCCTGTGTTTTATGTAACTGCACCTGTAACAGTTGTGTATGTTTTCCTGTTGTGTTATGTAACTGCACCTGTTGTGTATGTTTTCCTGTGTTTTATGTAACTGCACCTGTAACAGTTGTGTGTGTTTTCCTGTGTTTTATGTAACTGCACCTGTAACAGTTGTGTATGTTTTCCTGTTGTGTTATGTAACTGCACCTGTTGTGTGTTTTCTTGTGTTTTATGTAACTGCACCTGTTGTGTATGTTTTCCTGTGTTTTATGTAACTGCACCTGTAACAGTTGTGTGTGTTTTCCTGTGTTTTATGTAACTGCACCTGTAACAGTTGTGTATGTTTTCCTGTTGTGTTATGTAACTGCACCTGTTGTGTGTTTTCTTGTGTTTTATGTAACTGCACCTGTTGTGTATGTTTTCCTGTGTTTTATGTAACTGCACCTGTTGTGTATGTTTTCCTGTGTTTTTCTCTCATTCAGTCACCATCAAGCTCCTGTCAGATGTTAATATGCAATCATCTAAATGCAAGTCTAGATgacttaaatttttaaataccTGTAGATGTACAGTTTTAACAGAGACCATATAAGAGGGTACTTTAGCGATTTAGcgattttctcataaaaatgggtactatatatattgtatatttagcgagagctaattttagtgactttataattccaagaaagataagTATGCGGAATtaattgttagcgatattcaattctAACAAGGTCAACACCCTTGCTAagaatgccaaaattaaatccacACTGAAAATTCTGCTTTAACAGTGTGTGGTTAATTTCTTCTAAAACTTCTGAATTTTCTATAATCTTATAGTATCAACCTAAAGCATTTTAGAtgattttattataatattttatggttgtattgtattttaaagGTTTGAGAAGATGCGTtggttttttatttgaaatattgtgaTGTTTGTTTCCATATTTGTACAGTGTTATTGGACAGAGTCTATCGATTTTGTTAATGAGGAAACCAATATTGGTGAAGACTGttgttattttgaaatacatatgcATAATAATTTGgtattgaattgaattttaattATGCCTTTAGAGTAGTGTCTACATCATTTCTGCATTTGAAGGGAATTGggcagtgtatatatatatgtatattacattgtTAGATATATAAGATAGGATACACAgcaaaacatggttatagtgaacatgcTTATTATAATTCATTATAATCAGTCAGTCATTATAATAATGACTGACTGATTATAATGAATGACTGATTAATGTACAAGACTTATTGTAACGAATGACTGATTATAATGACTGACTGATTATAATGAATGACTGATTATAGTGACTGACTGATTATAATGACTGACTAATTATAATGATTGACTAATTATAATGACTGACTGATTATAATGAATGACTGAATAGCTCAGCGGATTTAACAAAACTCGGGTTATAACACAGCATTTCTGGCTTTTCACTATagctgtgttttactgtacccaAATAACGATGATGgttgtttttatcaaattgttttaatcaaaatgttgtcGGTTGTAAACAAATATCATGTATAAGGCTTGTGCATGTTACTGAGAGTTGCCTTCAGATAGaagggcattttttttttatttttgtatgttgACTATGTCTCAATAACTGAAAGATTTTAAGATATTAGATGATGAAGCTTTCCAGTCCTGATAATAGAGATCTATTTCATGTGACAGGCCTTGTTTTCACTATAGTTACCAGTATTATAGAGATCTATCTCATGTGACAGGCCTTG
Above is a genomic segment from Ostrea edulis chromosome 3, xbOstEdul1.1, whole genome shotgun sequence containing:
- the LOC125677550 gene encoding daf-12-interacting protein 1-like isoform X1; its protein translation is MARTKASEMEQDSAEENTPSGKNKKTQQRKRKSLSQTLDMAKKKKMNQEESDSEELSEDSITEGKTQFHKGTTWPLDATLEILVNYEGVKEVRTVKPQFFPLVYHLTRGEPEKIAKAISFVASVDDLLKKRYRFQKEHKPANDRTVTSVEKLTAANSKSTSPDILKIIPHYGFRDKKGKWLPKKKWKSAEILKNKGKLRKLVTQMPSDRAHMLSVNNLSIVENTRKQRITVLNDAKSAIQSVLSQVSMKRQQYAKLLVWMQTLEMKSHVKPRPSKTSVTTRDKRENKREVSVKKDESKAGLSRHTSASSSNKTLYGIEESAIIEGKRLRSKPDFMPYIPPKPQSRKKPAEVNQKIKPENVDSGSTKHCVQQPGTSKTVRQNVVSSNGLRFLFKGQKFSPGSKGLLNRSEDSQSKSESEYSDGESDVSSTANEQTPAGRKRESGSSQPTKNCSKSIVGPNSSKKVSKAKSHKNVSREYLSTSSTDEYSDDEVVINAEDGRTASACSPRVNTPVVVLSKLPSSLPQSNHPPKIIRFAHRKRMEAKNEHNQATSTKGNQRPNLKEGSFNGNVDTSKRKTEEEHDSHKKSLSKKNSDQLVIDVEKFPDNELEDGEIEEESGIMTLQKEGDVEMSDGLDDVIIEDDVEESGEFPPPLVHIENLEGEDSLKTEAEYSRIDDPEVCETGKEITPLRSEKEAKNSSSRSDKSTPNTQPTTAVETLHLLLNQLSALGNSKEENVNFLLSNAKQVLSTAERRLPSSVENHQIPDIKPNVSQMHVTTLNRTCMVSPDSSNQEGNSKSHDQSVEDLVMLNDRVGCDVDIVPSDAVVTVKEEVNTVNRNAGLQNQKEAEAIIIIDDDDDD
- the LOC125677550 gene encoding daf-12-interacting protein 1-like isoform X2 yields the protein MARTKASEMEQDSAEENTPSGKNKKTQQRKRKSLSQTLDMAKKKKMNQEESDSEELSEDSITEGKTQFHKGTTWPLDATLEILVNYEGVKEVRTVKPQFFPLVYHLTRGEPEKIAKAISFVASVDDLLKKRFQKEHKPANDRTVTSVEKLTAANSKSTSPDILKIIPHYGFRDKKGKWLPKKKWKSAEILKNKGKLRKLVTQMPSDRAHMLSVNNLSIVENTRKQRITVLNDAKSAIQSVLSQVSMKRQQYAKLLVWMQTLEMKSHVKPRPSKTSVTTRDKRENKREVSVKKDESKAGLSRHTSASSSNKTLYGIEESAIIEGKRLRSKPDFMPYIPPKPQSRKKPAEVNQKIKPENVDSGSTKHCVQQPGTSKTVRQNVVSSNGLRFLFKGQKFSPGSKGLLNRSEDSQSKSESEYSDGESDVSSTANEQTPAGRKRESGSSQPTKNCSKSIVGPNSSKKVSKAKSHKNVSREYLSTSSTDEYSDDEVVINAEDGRTASACSPRVNTPVVVLSKLPSSLPQSNHPPKIIRFAHRKRMEAKNEHNQATSTKGNQRPNLKEGSFNGNVDTSKRKTEEEHDSHKKSLSKKNSDQLVIDVEKFPDNELEDGEIEEESGIMTLQKEGDVEMSDGLDDVIIEDDVEESGEFPPPLVHIENLEGEDSLKTEAEYSRIDDPEVCETGKEITPLRSEKEAKNSSSRSDKSTPNTQPTTAVETLHLLLNQLSALGNSKEENVNFLLSNAKQVLSTAERRLPSSVENHQIPDIKPNVSQMHVTTLNRTCMVSPDSSNQEGNSKSHDQSVEDLVMLNDRVGCDVDIVPSDAVVTVKEEVNTVNRNAGLQNQKEAEAIIIIDDDDDD